The Helicobacter cetorum MIT 00-7128 region AGAAACTAATAAGGGGGGGGTTGGAATTTTAGCTTTTCGCAATGATAAATAAAAGTAAAGTGGGGGGGGGGTAAATTTATTAGGCTGATAAAACTGCGATAAATGCAAAAATATGGTAATATAAAACATAAAAGATTAGGCTTTCACTAAGCCTAAAAATACCAAAACAATCTTTTAGTGTTAGGATTAGCTTTGTTGTTGGTGGCATTAAAAACCAATCCAACTCATTTCATCATCTCTTCTACAAACCCCTTAATTTTTTCTAACATAGCGTTTTTGTTACTCAAATTCTCTTCTATAATTTTCACTAATGCTGAGCCACAAATCACACCACTTGCTCCCATATTTCTAGCATTTTTCACATGTTCTTTTTTAGAAATACCAAAGCCTAATAGGCATGGGGTAGCACAAAGGGATTTTAAGGTTTTGATAATGTTATTGGCGTCATTTTCTAGCGTATTGCTCGCACCAGTAACCCCACTTCTAGCTAAGGTGTAGATATAGCCTTGCGAATTATTAGCGACTTGTTCTAAGTCTTTAAGATTTGCGTTAGGGCTAGCGATAAAAACTTGTTTGATTTCGTGTTTTTTAGCGTGTTTTTCCACTAATTCTTTTTCTATT contains the following coding sequences:
- the trpA gene encoding tryptophan synthase subunit alpha, whose product is MRYENMFETLKRQEKMAFIPFVTLGDPNYEWSFEIIKTLIDSHVSALELGFGFSDPVADGAIIQASNLRALKHAKMDKNFKLLKEIREHNAHIPIGLLVYANLIVAFGIEKFYATAKECGVDSILIADMPLIEKELVEKHAKKHEIKQVFIASPNANLKDLEQVANNSQGYIYTLARSGVTGASNTLENDANNIIKTLKSLCATPCLLGFGISKKEHVKNARNMGASGVICGSALVKIIEENLSNKNAMLEKIKGFVEEMMK